ACTGAAATCATAGTTATGACTTATGAAACTCAACTAATTGGCAACGTTTTGGAAAAAAGATTATTATGACTTTCCTTTTATATACCAGAAGACTAAGATGCAATAGCGGAGATAGGAGGGTGGCTTGGGGGTGTTGAGCCACCCTCAAGTGCAATAGCGGAGATAGGAGGGTGGCTTGGGGGTGTTGAGCCACCCTCAAGTGAACAACCGACACCAGATTTCATATGTTAATTTTTTAGGAATTGACCAGTAGCATCccctataaatataaataaatgtatacTATACTTGCTTTTTTTTAAATATGAGTCAAAATGTAATGGGCCAGCAACCCAGCACACTTAATTTGTATATGGTAAATTTAGTTTCATTAGTTTGCATCGGGCCATCGGGGCCCATTAATTATAAAGGGTAAATATTTCactaaaataatactccgtaaaagAAGTGTGGATAGATATTGAATTGAAACTCCTCTAGTCCTCTGCCGCAACTATAGTACGCTAACGATTAAAGACGATTCAGATTCATTTAATTTTTGTGAGTTTAATTCTATTCTAATTGTTTTTCTTTTTGAGTTTCTTTAGTTCATCAAATATTAATCTATTAATTATGTTTAAGTTAGGGTATAAATTACATATTTACATGATGTATGATTTGTTAAATGATCTTGGTTCATTAATCATTATTCTAATTCGTATATGGATTGCTTTTGTTATatcttttttatataaattttaattattaattgtgTTTAAGTTAGAGTATTAATTGAATGTATGTTGTTGTTCAATTTAGGTTAAACATGACTTCAAAAAGAACAATGTTTGATTTTTTTAAACCAACTAATGTTGATGACCACCAATCACAACAAGAAGTAGATAATGTTATGGAAGAGGTCGCTAAAAACTCACAAGCACATGTTGGTGATGATTATATTATGGATGAACCCCCGAGAGTTGAAAGTGAAAAAAATGATGCTTCAAATTCAGGGGAGTTAAAATTAGATTCATTAGTTCGAGATCCTGGCTTAAGACCTTCATTCATGGATTATCCAATTAACCAACATGACGAGATCAGACGAGCATATATTAAACATGGACCTTATCAACTACGAAAGTCAAAGTATCCTCAAAGCTCAAGTGGTTCAGGTAGTGGTAATCGAAGCTTTCAAGAAGCTTGGTTTCGTAAATTTTGGTGGTTAGAATATTCTGAGAAAACCGATGCTGCATATTGTTTTCCACGTTACCTTTTTAATAAGAAGCCTATAGGACGAGCTGGTTCAGAAACATTCATCAAGCAAGGGTTCAAAAATTGGAGAAAAGTAAATTGTGGCCAAGATTGTCCTTTCGTCAAACATGTAGGTAAAACTTCAGCTTCAGCTCATAATTATTCTGTGAAATGTTATGAAGATTTAAAAAATCAAATAGGTCATATAGAGCATGTGATTGAGAAACAGACAACTAAAGAGATCATAGATAGTAGGCTTCGAGTTAGAACTTCTGTTGAGACGATTAAATGGCTCACAATGCAAGCTTGTGCTCTTAGAGGTCATGATGAGCGACCTGATTCAAAAAATCAAGGAAACTTCCTTGAATTGTTAAAGTTAATTGCTTCTTATAATAAAGATGTTGAAAAAGTTGTGCTGCAAAATGCTCCTCAAAATGCCAGATATACTTCTCCGGATGAGCAAAAGGAAATTTTGCAAATATTTGCTAGAAATGTGCAACAATCGATTCGAGAtgaaattggaaaatccaaattttGTTTGATAGTTGATGAGTGTCGAGATGAATCTAAAAAGGAGCAAATGGCAATTGTTGTGAGATTTGTAGATCGAGAGGGGTACGTTAAAGAAAGATTTTTAGACTTGGTTCATGTAAAAGATACAAGTGCTTTAACTTTGAAAAATGAAATCCTGTCTTCTTTATCTTTTCATAAGCTTGATGTTCAAGATATTCGAGGTCAAGGGTATGATGGAGCTAGTAACATGCGTGGAGAATGGAACGGGTTACAAGCTTTAATATTGAAGGAATGCCCTTATGCCTATTATATTCATTGTTTTGCCCATCAGTTGCAACTAGCTTTAGTTTCAGCATCAAAAGATGTGGTTGAGGTGCACAAATTTTTCAAGAATCTTAACTTTATTATTAATGTCATTGATTCTTCTTCTAAGCGTCACGATCAGTTACAAGATGCTCAGATTAGTGAAATTGCACATCTGGCTGAAATTGGAGAGCTTGAGAGTGGCAAAGGAGCAAATCAAATTCAAAGTTTGCAAAGACCTGGAGATACAAGATGGAGTTCACATTATCGATCCATACGTAGCTTGTTGAAATTGTATGGTCCCGCGATTGTAGTCTTACGTGAAATTGCTATTAATGGGTCTACTCCTTCTCAAAGAGGTGATGCTTCATTTGCTCTTACCGAATTATTATCATTTGATTTTGTTATTGTTGTGCATTTAATGAAGAAGATAATGAAATCAACCGACAAGCTTTGTCAATCTTTACAACGCAAATCTCAAGATATACTTAACGCTTTGAGTTTGGTTTCCACAACAAAATTGTTGATTCAAAATCTAAGGGATCAAGGATGGCAGTCACTTTTGGAAAAAGTTGTTGTTTTCTGTGGATCTAATAGCATTCAAGTTCCTGAAATGACACAAACTTACAAAGATATTATTCGATCTCGTTCAAAAAAAGATAATATGACTGTCGAACATCATTATCGAGTTGATGTGTTCATTGCTGCTATTGATAGTCAGTTGCAAGAGTTGAATTCTAGATTTAATAAGTCAGTGACAGAACTTCTTCAGCTCAGTGTTTCTTTAGACCCAAAAAAAACCCTTCAATAAAAGTGACATCTGTAAGTTAGCAAAAACGTTCTATCCCTCAGACTTTACAGAGCAAGATATGATCCATTTAAAACTTGAGTTGCAACATTATGAGCTAGATGTGCTTAAGAATCCAGAGTTAAAAAAGGTTCAAACTGCTGCTGAGTTATGTAGAGGCCTACGAGAAACTGAGAAGTCAGAATCGTATCCTTTGCTTGATAGATTGATTCGTCTTATATTAACTCTTCCCGTTTCAACTTCTACAAGTGAAAGAGCTTTTTCATCAATGAAAATTGTTAAAACAAGGCTTCGTTGCAGCATGGGTGACGAGTTTCTTAGAAATTGCTTGATTCTTTATATTGAGAGGGATATTGTTGAAAGCCTTTCAATAGATGAGATAATAGATGATTTCGCTACCAAGAAACGTAGGCGTGTTCAACTTCAATTGCCAAAGGTACGGAGAACGTTTATTATTGACGGAGTGATTATGTTGAATTTTTTTTATACTGCGTAAGCATCCCCTAATATGAAATCCTGGCTTCGCCCCTGCTAAGATGTATATACATAATTTGTGATTTTCAGATCTAAGATGATCAATTTGTATGTGTATTCAGAAACAGTTCGTACCGTCCCTTCAATGACATGTATAAGTTGATCATAGGTACCGTTACTCTCCCCTCTGTCGTTAATGTACGGTTTGAAAATAGGCTGAACTCTGTATGGCAACAATTGTAATGCAT
This genomic window from Rutidosis leptorrhynchoides isolate AG116_Rl617_1_P2 chromosome 2, CSIRO_AGI_Rlap_v1, whole genome shotgun sequence contains:
- the LOC139887732 gene encoding uncharacterized protein, which encodes MIHLKLELQHYELDVLKNPELKKVQTAAELCRGLRETEKSESYPLLDRLIRLILTLPVSTSTSERAFSSMKIVKTRLRCSMGDEFLRNCLILYIERDIVESLSIDEIIDDFATKKRRRVQLQLPKVRRTFIIDGVIMLNFFYTA
- the LOC139887731 gene encoding uncharacterized protein, whose protein sequence is MTSKRTMFDFFKPTNVDDHQSQQEVDNVMEEVAKNSQAHVGDDYIMDEPPRVESEKNDASNSGELKLDSLVRDPGLRPSFMDYPINQHDEIRRAYIKHGPYQLRKSKYPQSSSGSGSGNRSFQEAWFRKFWWLEYSEKTDAAYCFPRYLFNKKPIGRAGSETFIKQGFKNWRKVNCGQDCPFVKHVGKTSASAHNYSVKCYEDLKNQIGHIEHVIEKQTTKEIIDSRLRVRTSVETIKWLTMQACALRGHDERPDSKNQGNFLELLKLIASYNKDVEKVVLQNAPQNARYTSPDEQKEILQIFARNVQQSIRDEIGKSKFCLIVDECRDESKKEQMAIVVRFVDREGYVKERFLDLVHVKDTSALTLKNEILSSLSFHKLDVQDIRGQGYDGASNMRGEWNGLQALILKECPYAYYIHCFAHQLQLALVSASKDVVEVHKFFKNLNFIINVIDSSSKRHDQLQDAQISEIAHLAEIGELESGKGANQIQSLQRPGDTRWSSHYRSIRSLLKLYGPAIVVLREIAINGSTPSQRGDASFALTELLSFDFVIVVHLMKKIMKSTDKLCQSLQRKSQDILNALSLVSTTKLLIQNLRDQGWQSLLEKVVVFCGSNSIQVPEMTQTYKDIIRSRSKKDNMTVEHHYRVDVFIAAIDSQLQELNSRFNKSVTELLQLSVSLDPKKTLQ